The Solanum lycopersicum chromosome 9, SLM_r2.1 genome window below encodes:
- the LOC101268216 gene encoding probable glutathione S-transferase: MADVKLLGLWYSFFSHRVEWALKIKGVKYEIIEEDLQNKSPLLLQSNPIHKKIPVLIHNGKSICESMIILEYIDETFEGPYILPKDPYDRALARFWAKFLDDKVGAVVSTFIRKGEEREKGKEEACEMLKVLDNELKDKKFFVGDKFGFADIAANLVGYWLGIFQEASGVELVTSEKYPNFCAWRDEYMNCSQVKEYLPPRNDELLAFFQGCAAAASASTQN, translated from the exons ATGGCAGATGTTAAGTTGCTTGGTCTATGGTATAGCTTTTTTAGTCATAGAGTTGAATGGGCTCTAAAGATTAAGGGAgtcaaatatgaaataatagaaGAAGATCTACAAAATAAGAGCCCTTTACTTCTTCAATCAAATCCAATTCACAAGAAAATTCCAGTGCTAATTCACAATGGCAAGTCCATTTGTGAGTCTATGATCATTCTCGAGTACATAGATGAGACATTTGAAGGCCCTTACATCTTGCCTAAAGATCCTTACGATCGTGCTTTAGCTCGTTTTTGGGCTAAGTTCCTTGATGATAAG GTGGGAGCGGTGGTAAGTACTTTCATACGTAAAGGAGAGGAACGAGAGAAAGGTAAAGAGGAAGCTTGTGAGATGTTGAAAGTTCTTGATAATGAGTTGAAGGATAAGAAGTTTTTTGTGGGTGACAAATTTGGATTTGCTGATATTGCTGCTAATTTGGTGGGATATTGGCTAGGAATTTTTCAAGAAGCCTCTGGAGTTGAACTAGTAACAAGTGAAAAATATCCAAATTTTTGTGCTTGGAGagatgaatatatgaattgCAGTCAAGTCAAGGAATATCTACCTCCGAGAAATGATGAGTTGCTTGCTTTTTTCCAAGGTTGCGCTGCTGCGGCTTCTGCTTCtactcaaaattaa